In Mustela nigripes isolate SB6536 chromosome 10, MUSNIG.SB6536, whole genome shotgun sequence, one DNA window encodes the following:
- the LOC132025558 gene encoding membrane cofactor protein-like isoform X3, which produces MTVSCAPYVARCFHPEKRFSWRLVGVLLVAPVLLLSLNSVVKCEYPVVEHGRMVSGIKNKYSYQDTVLFECFPGFYLNGSNPVFCGGSSTWEPETPKCIRGFKPTYATNPPVSKYPGYPEPSDRLTLEDFEELDAGIITVIVLTLLVGLAVLCTCLYRCFQRGKKGIYSYIQNNSLWKKSEN; this is translated from the exons ATGACGGTTTCCTGCGCGCCGTATGTCGCCCGTTGCTTTCACCCCGAGAAGCGCTTTTCTTGGCGCCTGGTCGGGGTCCTTCTGGTGGCCCcagtgctcctgctctctctgaacTCCG tGGTCAAATGTGAATATCCAGTAGTTGAACATGGAAGAATGGTATCAGGAATCAAAAACAAATATTCCTACCAAGATACAGTTCTATTTGAATGCTTCCCAGGCTTCTATCTGAATGGCAGCAACCCAGTGTTCTGTGGTGGGAGTAGTACTTGGGAGCCTGAGACGCCAAAATGTATCAGAG gttTCAAACCTACTTATGCAACCAATCCTCCAGTTTCAAAGTACCCAG gCTATCCGGAGCCCAGTGACCGACTAACACTTGAAGACTTTGAGGAATTAG atgCAGGCATCATCACTGTGATTGTTCTTACTCTTC TTGTTGGCCTTGCCGTACTTTGCACCTGCCTGTATAGATGTtttcaaaggggaaagaaagg AATCTACAGCTACATACAGAACAATTCCCTCTGGAAGAAATCTGAAAACTAA
- the LOC132025558 gene encoding uncharacterized protein LOC132025558 isoform X5 produces MTVSCAPYVARCFHPEKRFSWRLVGVLLVAPVLLLSLNSGFKPTYATNPPVSKYPGYPEPSDRLTLEDFEELDAGIITVIVLTLLVGLAVLCTCLYRCFQRGKKGVSVKLMGLNLTLLRGMPGCLSHCLPSAQVMISDSLLSSESASPSPSAC; encoded by the exons ATGACGGTTTCCTGCGCGCCGTATGTCGCCCGTTGCTTTCACCCCGAGAAGCGCTTTTCTTGGCGCCTGGTCGGGGTCCTTCTGGTGGCCCcagtgctcctgctctctctgaacTCCG gttTCAAACCTACTTATGCAACCAATCCTCCAGTTTCAAAGTACCCAG gCTATCCGGAGCCCAGTGACCGACTAACACTTGAAGACTTTGAGGAATTAG atgCAGGCATCATCACTGTGATTGTTCTTACTCTTC TTGTTGGCCTTGCCGTACTTTGCACCTGCCTGTATAGATGTtttcaaaggggaaagaaagg GGTTTCAGTAAAACTGATGGGATTAAACTTAACATTACTGAGGG ggatgcctgggtgcctcagtcattgtttgccttcagctcaggtcatgatctcagactctctgctcagcagtgagtccgcttctccttctccctctgcctgctga
- the LOC132025558 gene encoding membrane cofactor protein-like isoform X4: MTVSCAPYVARCFHPEKRFSWRLVGVLLVAPVLLLSLNSGFYLNGSNPVFCGGSSTWEPETPKCIRGFKPTYATNPPVSKYPGYPEPSDRLTLEDFEELDAGIITVIVLTLLVGLAVLCTCLYRCFQRGKKGVSVKLMGLNLTLLRGMPGCLSHCLPSAQVMISDSLLSSESASPSPSAC, translated from the exons ATGACGGTTTCCTGCGCGCCGTATGTCGCCCGTTGCTTTCACCCCGAGAAGCGCTTTTCTTGGCGCCTGGTCGGGGTCCTTCTGGTGGCCCcagtgctcctgctctctctgaacTCCG GCTTCTATCTGAATGGCAGCAACCCAGTGTTCTGTGGTGGGAGTAGTACTTGGGAGCCTGAGACGCCAAAATGTATCAGAG gttTCAAACCTACTTATGCAACCAATCCTCCAGTTTCAAAGTACCCAG gCTATCCGGAGCCCAGTGACCGACTAACACTTGAAGACTTTGAGGAATTAG atgCAGGCATCATCACTGTGATTGTTCTTACTCTTC TTGTTGGCCTTGCCGTACTTTGCACCTGCCTGTATAGATGTtttcaaaggggaaagaaagg GGTTTCAGTAAAACTGATGGGATTAAACTTAACATTACTGAGGG ggatgcctgggtgcctcagtcattgtttgccttcagctcaggtcatgatctcagactctctgctcagcagtgagtccgcttctccttctccctctgcctgctga
- the LOC132025558 gene encoding membrane cofactor protein-like isoform X2 — MTVSCAPYVARCFHPEKRFSWRLVGVLLVAPVLLLSLNSVVKCEYPVVEHGRMVSGIKNKYSYQDTVLFECFPGFYLNGSNPVFCGGSSTWEPETPKCIRGYPEPSDRLTLEDFEELDAGIITVIVLTLLVGLAVLCTCLYRCFQRGKKGVSVKLMGLNLTLLRGMPGCLSHCLPSAQVMISDSLLSSESASPSPSAC, encoded by the exons ATGACGGTTTCCTGCGCGCCGTATGTCGCCCGTTGCTTTCACCCCGAGAAGCGCTTTTCTTGGCGCCTGGTCGGGGTCCTTCTGGTGGCCCcagtgctcctgctctctctgaacTCCG tGGTCAAATGTGAATATCCAGTAGTTGAACATGGAAGAATGGTATCAGGAATCAAAAACAAATATTCCTACCAAGATACAGTTCTATTTGAATGCTTCCCAGGCTTCTATCTGAATGGCAGCAACCCAGTGTTCTGTGGTGGGAGTAGTACTTGGGAGCCTGAGACGCCAAAATGTATCAGAG gCTATCCGGAGCCCAGTGACCGACTAACACTTGAAGACTTTGAGGAATTAG atgCAGGCATCATCACTGTGATTGTTCTTACTCTTC TTGTTGGCCTTGCCGTACTTTGCACCTGCCTGTATAGATGTtttcaaaggggaaagaaagg GGTTTCAGTAAAACTGATGGGATTAAACTTAACATTACTGAGGG ggatgcctgggtgcctcagtcattgtttgccttcagctcaggtcatgatctcagactctctgctcagcagtgagtccgcttctccttctccctctgcctgctga
- the LOC132025558 gene encoding membrane cofactor protein-like isoform X1 — protein MTVSCAPYVARCFHPEKRFSWRLVGVLLVAPVLLLSLNSVVKCEYPVVEHGRMVSGIKNKYSYQDTVLFECFPGFYLNGSNPVFCGGSSTWEPETPKCIRGFKPTYATNPPVSKYPGYPEPSDRLTLEDFEELDAGIITVIVLTLLVGLAVLCTCLYRCFQRGKKGVSVKLMGLNLTLLRGMPGCLSHCLPSAQVMISDSLLSSESASPSPSAC, from the exons ATGACGGTTTCCTGCGCGCCGTATGTCGCCCGTTGCTTTCACCCCGAGAAGCGCTTTTCTTGGCGCCTGGTCGGGGTCCTTCTGGTGGCCCcagtgctcctgctctctctgaacTCCG tGGTCAAATGTGAATATCCAGTAGTTGAACATGGAAGAATGGTATCAGGAATCAAAAACAAATATTCCTACCAAGATACAGTTCTATTTGAATGCTTCCCAGGCTTCTATCTGAATGGCAGCAACCCAGTGTTCTGTGGTGGGAGTAGTACTTGGGAGCCTGAGACGCCAAAATGTATCAGAG gttTCAAACCTACTTATGCAACCAATCCTCCAGTTTCAAAGTACCCAG gCTATCCGGAGCCCAGTGACCGACTAACACTTGAAGACTTTGAGGAATTAG atgCAGGCATCATCACTGTGATTGTTCTTACTCTTC TTGTTGGCCTTGCCGTACTTTGCACCTGCCTGTATAGATGTtttcaaaggggaaagaaagg GGTTTCAGTAAAACTGATGGGATTAAACTTAACATTACTGAGGG ggatgcctgggtgcctcagtcattgtttgccttcagctcaggtcatgatctcagactctctgctcagcagtgagtccgcttctccttctccctctgcctgctga
- the LOC132025558 gene encoding membrane cofactor protein-like isoform X6: MTVSCAPYVARCFHPEKRFSWRLVGVLLVAPVLLLSLNSVVKCEYPVVEHGRMVSGIKNKYSYQDTVLFECFPGFYLNGSNPVFCGGSSTWEPETPKCIRGFKPTYATNPPVSKYPGYPEPSDRLTLEDFEELDAGIITVIVLTLRFQ; the protein is encoded by the exons ATGACGGTTTCCTGCGCGCCGTATGTCGCCCGTTGCTTTCACCCCGAGAAGCGCTTTTCTTGGCGCCTGGTCGGGGTCCTTCTGGTGGCCCcagtgctcctgctctctctgaacTCCG tGGTCAAATGTGAATATCCAGTAGTTGAACATGGAAGAATGGTATCAGGAATCAAAAACAAATATTCCTACCAAGATACAGTTCTATTTGAATGCTTCCCAGGCTTCTATCTGAATGGCAGCAACCCAGTGTTCTGTGGTGGGAGTAGTACTTGGGAGCCTGAGACGCCAAAATGTATCAGAG gttTCAAACCTACTTATGCAACCAATCCTCCAGTTTCAAAGTACCCAG gCTATCCGGAGCCCAGTGACCGACTAACACTTGAAGACTTTGAGGAATTAG atgCAGGCATCATCACTGTGATTGTTCTTACTCTTC GGTTTCAGTAA